The region CAAATAATACCGATGAGTCTGTTCAGGCATGGAGACATTTAAGAGCCTCAGGAATAATAGCCGGTGACCCTAATGAAGCGACACTCACAAGACCTTCAAACCCATACGGAGGAAGATACGGTTTCTCTAATAGAAACTTCGGTACAGGAACATACAATTTTGTTTTTGTGGATAACGTCCCTGCAGATATTGGAAGGAGATTAGATGAAGAATTTGATGATGGTATCTGGAATACAGGATCTATACAGGCCAACGCTGATTACACTACAGGGGTAAGAGACATATTCTATAGATTTTAAATAGTAAGGTGGGATCAGATCCCACCTCATTTCTTTTTAACTTTTTACGAAAAGTTCTTAAAACAACAGGTGAACTAAATGTCCCGCAAACCTATAGGTCAGTTATTAAAAGAGTTTGGTTATGTCACAGAAGAACAGATACAGGTAGCCCTTGAGGTTCAGAAAATAAAGGGGGGTCTCCTTGGAGAAATCCTACAGGAACTCTCCTTTGTATCACCCAGAGAAGTTGCAGAAGCTATAGCAAGACAGTCAGGAAGACCCTATATAGACCTTTCTCAGTACCCTCCAACAAGGGAGTCTCTAAGAATCCTTGATAAAAACATAGCAAAGCAGCTTGAGGTCCTTCCATTTGAGATAGATAAAGATGAACTTCATATCGCGATGACAAACCCTTACGATATAAATGCTATAGATGTTGTTAGCAGGAGAACAAATCTTAAAGTTAAAGTTTACGTGGCAGATAAGGAAACATTACTGAAAAGTATTGAGATACATTACTTTCTTTTAGAACAACCGATAGATCAGACAGTTAAGAGTTATATAGAAAAGGCAAAAACCGGAACTCTCGGAACTGAACTACCAAAATTTATAGATACCGTTTTAAATCACGCTATTATTGACAGGGCAACAGATATTCATATCTCACCTGAAAGTGCAGCATCCCACATATTTTTCAGAATTGACGGTATAATGAGGCATTACTATGCCTTTCCAAAATCAACACATAACGCTGTAGTATCAAGAATTAAAGTTCTAGCAAATCTTG is a window of Persephonella marina EX-H1 DNA encoding:
- a CDS encoding type II secretion system protein, whose amino-acid sequence is MRNQKGFTLVELAIVLVIIGLILGAVMKGQELIQNAKYKRLVNDLRGLTAAAYTYYDRYRAMPGDDPKAGDRWSATYPNILNGNGNGLIDGAANSTNNTDESVQAWRHLRASGIIAGDPNEATLTRPSNPYGGRYGFSNRNFGTGTYNFVFVDNVPADIGRRLDEEFDDGIWNTGSIQANADYTTGVRDIFYRF